A genomic window from Synechococcus sp. CBW1107 includes:
- a CDS encoding DUF262 domain-containing protein — protein sequence MKISTILDHIDSGHMALPEFQRGYVWNRDQVRGLFDSLYKRHPVGGLLVWATESRTATHRGDGPLAAGVVKLLLDGQQRMTSLYGVVRGKPPKFFDGNAQAFTGLRFHLGEEVFAFYQPVKMKDDPLWIDVTNLLGMGSAGLGQLAAEFGQNPELSPRVGEFIGRLSQLLGITEIDLHIEEVTGADKTLDVVVDIFNRVNSGGTKLSKGDLALAKICADWPEGRDAMKAKLKEWSDHGYSFNLDWLLRSVNTVLTGEAKFLYLHDKSTPEIQDALKRATRHIDTCLNLIAGRLGLDHDQVFFGRFGIPVMVRYLDQRSGPMDEVERDRLLFWFVQSGMWGRFSGSTESFIDQDLAALEAEDAGLERLLEQLRLWHGGLRVEPGHFTGWSLGARFYPVLYLLTRMGEARDWGTGLPLKAGMLGKMSRLEVHHIFPKAQLYKAAYRRPEVNALANFCFLTKDTNIKITDRLPEVYFPEIEAAHPGALASQWIPPDPELWKLENFRSFLEARKALLAAEVNARLEELLHGDTRWLSGPAAAVPAPGAETLGGITSEEEEAELIRLNTWMGNQSLPLGTLAYDFADPATGEQRAVFDLAWPAGIQEELSQPVVVLLNEEPATLALASAAGFRCFTSPVAFRTYVEREILSLEAVP from the coding sequence ATGAAGATCTCCACTATTCTCGATCACATCGACAGCGGCCACATGGCCCTGCCCGAGTTCCAGCGGGGCTACGTGTGGAATCGTGACCAAGTGCGCGGGTTGTTCGACTCCCTCTACAAACGCCATCCCGTCGGCGGCTTGCTGGTATGGGCCACGGAGTCTCGGACCGCCACCCATCGCGGTGATGGCCCGCTGGCGGCTGGTGTGGTGAAGCTTCTGCTCGATGGCCAGCAGCGTATGACGTCCCTCTATGGCGTGGTGCGCGGCAAGCCTCCCAAGTTCTTCGATGGCAACGCCCAGGCCTTCACTGGGCTCCGCTTCCATCTCGGGGAGGAAGTGTTTGCCTTCTACCAGCCGGTGAAGATGAAGGACGATCCGCTCTGGATTGATGTCACCAACCTGCTCGGCATGGGCAGCGCCGGCCTCGGCCAGTTGGCAGCCGAGTTCGGCCAGAACCCCGAGTTGTCTCCCAGGGTCGGCGAATTCATCGGCCGTCTCAGCCAGCTTCTGGGAATCACCGAAATCGACCTCCACATCGAAGAGGTCACCGGCGCCGACAAGACACTCGACGTGGTGGTGGACATCTTCAATCGCGTCAACAGTGGCGGCACCAAGCTCTCCAAAGGCGACCTGGCCCTCGCCAAGATCTGCGCCGACTGGCCGGAGGGTCGTGATGCGATGAAGGCCAAGCTCAAGGAGTGGAGCGACCACGGTTACAGCTTCAACCTCGACTGGCTGCTGCGCTCGGTGAACACGGTGCTCACCGGTGAGGCCAAGTTCCTCTACTTGCACGACAAGAGCACCCCCGAAATCCAGGACGCCCTCAAGCGCGCCACCAGACACATCGACACTTGCCTCAACCTGATCGCCGGCCGTCTCGGCCTCGATCACGACCAGGTGTTCTTCGGGCGGTTCGGCATCCCCGTGATGGTGCGCTACCTCGATCAGCGCAGCGGCCCCATGGATGAGGTGGAGCGCGACCGGCTGCTGTTCTGGTTCGTGCAGTCCGGTATGTGGGGTCGCTTCTCGGGTTCCACGGAATCGTTCATCGATCAGGATCTCGCCGCCCTCGAAGCCGAAGACGCCGGGCTGGAGCGCCTGCTGGAGCAGCTGCGCCTCTGGCATGGCGGGCTACGGGTCGAACCCGGGCACTTCACTGGCTGGAGCCTCGGAGCCCGTTTCTACCCCGTGCTCTACCTGCTTACCCGCATGGGCGAGGCCCGGGACTGGGGCACTGGACTGCCGCTCAAGGCCGGCATGCTCGGCAAGATGAGCCGCCTGGAGGTGCATCACATCTTCCCCAAGGCGCAGCTCTACAAGGCCGCCTACCGCAGACCAGAGGTCAACGCCCTGGCCAACTTCTGCTTCCTCACCAAAGACACCAATATCAAGATCACCGATCGCCTGCCGGAGGTGTACTTCCCCGAGATCGAGGCAGCCCATCCAGGTGCCCTGGCCTCCCAGTGGATCCCCCCCGATCCAGAACTCTGGAAGCTCGAGAACTTCCGCTCCTTCCTGGAGGCCCGCAAGGCGTTGCTAGCAGCCGAAGTGAACGCCCGGCTGGAGGAGCTGCTGCATGGAGACACCCGCTGGCTGTCCGGCCCCGCGGCCGCCGTGCCTGCTCCAGGCGCCGAGACACTCGGTGGCATCACCAGCGAGGAAGAAGAAGCCGAGCTGATCCGTCTCAATACCTGGATGGGTAACCAATCCCTGCCCCTCGGCACCCTCGCCTACGACTTCGCCGACCCAGCCACCGGCGAGCAGCGCGCCGTGTTCGACCTGGCCTGGCCCGCAGGAATCCAGGAGGAGCTCAGCCAGCCCGTGGTCGTGCTGCTCAACGAGGAGCCCGCCACCCTGGCCCTGGCCAGCGCCGCCGGGTTCCGCTGCTTCACCTCCCCTGTCGCCTTCCGGACCTATGTGGAGCGAGAGATCCTCAGCCTGGAGGCGGTGCCATGA